Proteins from a single region of Oceaniferula flava:
- a CDS encoding SDR family oxidoreductase, with product MKTFALHFLCTLSLIGSLLAQDAKPTVLITGANRGLGLEFAKQFAAKGYHVIGTARSPEKATELKATGSEVVKLDVTSEQDIADLAESLQGRRLDILLNNAGYFGPTLSVGKGKANIHNLTREEMLNCFKVNTMGPIFITQALLPNLKRSKSPKIINISTRSSQLSVRPGKAWGYSVSKTGVNMVTWNLHGELTKKGFVVISLAPGHNKTDMGTQRAKLTPQESIGKMIPLIENLTKKDSGKFWYYDGSILPW from the coding sequence TCTTCACTTTCTTTGCACGCTTTCTCTGATCGGCAGCCTTCTGGCACAAGATGCCAAACCGACCGTCCTCATCACCGGTGCCAACCGGGGGCTGGGTCTCGAGTTTGCCAAGCAGTTTGCGGCAAAAGGCTACCACGTCATCGGCACGGCCCGCTCACCGGAGAAAGCGACCGAACTGAAAGCCACCGGCTCCGAGGTGGTGAAGCTGGACGTCACCAGCGAACAAGACATCGCCGACCTGGCCGAATCGTTGCAGGGCAGGCGTCTCGATATCCTGCTGAACAACGCCGGCTACTTTGGACCCACTTTGTCGGTGGGCAAGGGGAAGGCAAACATCCACAACCTCACCAGAGAGGAAATGCTGAATTGCTTCAAAGTGAACACCATGGGCCCCATTTTCATCACCCAGGCTTTACTGCCGAACCTCAAACGATCGAAGTCCCCGAAGATCATCAACATATCCACCCGATCCAGCCAGCTCAGCGTGCGCCCCGGTAAAGCCTGGGGGTATAGCGTGAGTAAAACCGGCGTTAATATGGTCACTTGGAACCTCCACGGCGAGCTCACCAAAAAAGGCTTCGTCGTCATCTCCCTGGCCCCCGGCCACAACAAAACCGACATGGGCACCCAGCGTGCGAAATTAACTCCCCAAGAGAGCATCGGCAAAATGATCCCCCTGATCGAAAATCTCACCAAGAAGGACTCCGGAAAATTCTGGTATTACGACGGCTCCATCCTTCCC